From Sphingobium sp. EM0848, the proteins below share one genomic window:
- a CDS encoding LuxR family transcriptional regulator: MTNRIRDCGRLADLTRFAEECARAENLGDLQGTIDAAVRELGFRWFTLLHNVDLRRGGGQSLFLTTYPSAWLEEVLAERHYIEDPIHAACARTPSGLAWDRVGDVLELSSRQRSILKRARDHDLAAGYSLPIRTPGEPEAIFTVARSRDEPLEATEILIARLLGSVAYDRARELLGEEIKAMAFVPLSPRQVECIVLVAQGKSDWEIAQILGLSRDTVHEYVESARRRYGVRRRTQLVLRAVRDGHLNMDALL; the protein is encoded by the coding sequence GATAAGAGACTGCGGCCGCCTGGCTGACCTTACACGTTTCGCAGAGGAATGTGCGCGTGCTGAAAACCTCGGCGATCTGCAAGGCACCATCGATGCCGCCGTGCGCGAACTTGGCTTCCGCTGGTTCACGCTGCTTCACAATGTCGATCTTCGGCGCGGAGGCGGGCAGAGCCTGTTCCTCACCACCTATCCGTCGGCTTGGCTCGAGGAGGTGCTCGCGGAGCGCCACTATATCGAGGACCCCATCCACGCGGCCTGCGCCCGCACGCCATCGGGGCTCGCCTGGGACCGGGTGGGTGACGTGCTTGAGCTTTCTTCGCGCCAGCGAAGCATCCTGAAACGCGCCAGGGATCATGACCTTGCGGCGGGCTATAGCTTGCCGATCAGGACGCCGGGTGAGCCTGAGGCGATTTTTACGGTTGCCCGATCGCGCGACGAACCGTTGGAGGCGACGGAAATCCTCATCGCCCGGTTGCTGGGTTCGGTCGCCTATGACCGGGCGCGCGAACTGCTCGGCGAAGAAATAAAGGCTATGGCTTTCGTTCCCCTCAGTCCGCGCCAGGTCGAGTGCATCGTGCTCGTGGCCCAGGGTAAGAGCGATTGGGAGATTGCCCAGATCCTTGGGCTTAGTCGCGACACCGTGCACGAATATGTTGAATCCGCGCGCCGGCGCTACGGCGTGCGGCGCCGAACGCAGCTGGTGCTGCGCGCAGTTCGCGACGGCCATCTCAACATGGACGCGCTTCTCTGA
- a CDS encoding LuxR family transcriptional regulator, whose protein sequence is MIGLRDVQDFCAVAATIKDSQALAGLMAEITRAMGFRHFALVHHVDLKSAAGSVHIVDYPPDWVERFQARRLYASDPIHRASHRTHVGFAWSAVQSIIPLTAADRSILAEAREAGLGDGFTVPAHIPGEINASCSFAMGPGEALDLDQLPLVQLIGSFAFEAARKLSRAGQHPCENPSLTERQAECVALVARGKTDWEISQILGIGQETVIQHVKDARDRYGVTKRTLLAIRALFDGQISFADVFGR, encoded by the coding sequence ATGATCGGGCTCAGGGACGTTCAGGACTTCTGCGCGGTCGCCGCGACAATCAAGGACAGCCAAGCACTAGCCGGCCTGATGGCCGAGATCACGCGCGCGATGGGCTTTCGGCATTTCGCATTGGTTCATCATGTCGACCTGAAATCCGCAGCCGGCTCGGTCCACATCGTCGACTATCCGCCGGACTGGGTGGAACGCTTCCAGGCGCGGCGCCTCTATGCGAGCGACCCGATCCACCGCGCCAGCCACCGCACCCATGTTGGCTTCGCCTGGTCGGCGGTTCAATCGATCATCCCTCTCACCGCGGCCGACCGGTCGATCCTGGCAGAAGCCCGCGAAGCGGGGCTAGGCGATGGTTTCACCGTTCCGGCCCATATTCCTGGCGAGATCAATGCCTCCTGTTCGTTCGCGATGGGACCCGGCGAAGCGCTCGACCTGGACCAACTCCCACTCGTCCAGTTGATTGGCAGTTTTGCGTTCGAAGCCGCGCGCAAGCTTTCGCGAGCCGGCCAGCATCCATGCGAGAACCCGAGCCTGACTGAGCGGCAGGCCGAATGCGTCGCGCTCGTCGCGCGCGGGAAGACCGACTGGGAGATCAGCCAAATCCTTGGCATCGGGCAGGAAACCGTGATCCAGCATGTAAAGGATGCGCGCGACCGCTATGGCGTGACGAAGCGCACGCTGCTGGCTATCCGTGCCTTGTTCGATGGACAGATCAGCTTCGCAGATGTTTTCGGCCGATGA
- a CDS encoding acyl-homoserine-lactone synthase, whose translation MHIETGVARAMENRLFRSMFEERKRVFVDLLLWEVPVLAGRYEIDQFDNDRAVYIVIAGSDGEHRASARLLPTAHDHILGTIFPELCEDTPPRGPDILEITRFCLARRLRARERLEVRNQLVSALVEYALGNHIRSYTGVAEWPWFQQILSFGWHCLPLGLPATDQGRCLVALQIDIDGSTREQLRASGVFRPAGLADLASAA comes from the coding sequence ATGCATATCGAAACCGGCGTTGCCCGCGCCATGGAAAACCGCCTGTTCCGTTCGATGTTCGAGGAACGCAAACGGGTATTCGTCGATCTTCTGCTCTGGGAGGTCCCGGTCCTTGCTGGCCGCTATGAAATCGATCAATTTGACAATGATCGGGCGGTTTACATCGTAATTGCCGGGAGCGACGGCGAGCATCGTGCCTCCGCGCGGCTCCTCCCAACCGCTCATGACCATATTCTCGGCACCATCTTCCCGGAGCTGTGCGAGGACACACCCCCGCGCGGCCCCGACATCCTGGAAATCACCCGCTTCTGCCTAGCGCGAAGGCTACGTGCCCGAGAACGCCTGGAGGTGCGCAACCAACTGGTGTCCGCACTCGTCGAATATGCGCTCGGCAATCATATCCGCAGTTATACCGGCGTCGCGGAGTGGCCCTGGTTCCAGCAAATCCTGAGCTTCGGCTGGCATTGCCTTCCCCTTGGCCTTCCCGCGACGGACCAGGGGCGCTGCCTCGTTGCCTTGCAGATCGACATCGACGGCTCCACGCGCGAACAGCTGCGCGCAAGCGGCGTTTTTCGCCCGGCCGGCCTTGCCGATCTGGCGAGCGCGGCGTGA
- a CDS encoding phytanoyl-CoA dioxygenase family protein — MASIAPCHISGATTAREDLRRHGFCVLQDIEPQARIAEIDRALDPRFASTPFCQGGFYGPRTKRFGGLLKRVPAVENLVRNAAVMRLVRSVLDPWCDTIQLNLTQALELHPGAPAQFPHRDQDMWRGPAGELEYLVNVMWPVSPFKAENGATLIWPGSHNLGTAGDDGNPIALEADPGSAILFLGSTLHGAGSNHTSAVRRGIIISYCLGWLKPYENQWLTYPPDVASAFDPELAALVGYQQHRPNLGNYDGQCPSILLRGEPPEYLAATDALRPDQEGALAEFLRHQHAG; from the coding sequence ATGGCGAGCATCGCACCCTGCCACATCTCCGGAGCAACCACGGCCCGCGAAGACCTGCGGCGGCACGGCTTCTGTGTGCTACAGGACATCGAGCCCCAAGCCCGAATTGCCGAGATCGATCGCGCCCTCGATCCGCGCTTTGCCAGCACACCCTTTTGTCAGGGCGGCTTCTATGGTCCACGCACCAAGCGCTTCGGCGGGCTCCTGAAGCGCGTGCCCGCTGTCGAGAACCTTGTCCGAAATGCTGCCGTCATGCGGCTGGTGCGCTCGGTCCTCGACCCTTGGTGTGATACCATCCAGCTCAACCTCACGCAGGCGCTCGAACTGCATCCGGGCGCGCCAGCGCAGTTCCCCCACCGGGACCAGGATATGTGGCGCGGCCCGGCCGGCGAGCTCGAATATCTCGTCAACGTGATGTGGCCGGTTTCTCCGTTCAAGGCTGAAAACGGCGCGACATTGATCTGGCCGGGGAGCCACAATCTCGGCACGGCGGGCGATGATGGGAACCCGATCGCCCTCGAGGCGGATCCCGGTTCGGCGATCCTTTTCCTGGGGTCGACGCTCCATGGGGCGGGTTCGAACCATACAAGCGCCGTGCGGCGCGGTATCATCATCAGCTATTGCCTGGGTTGGCTGAAGCCCTACGAAAATCAATGGCTGACCTATCCACCCGATGTGGCCAGTGCGTTCGATCCAGAGCTTGCCGCGCTTGTCGGATATCAGCAGCACCGCCCCAATCTCGGCAATTATGACGGGCAATGCCCGTCCATCCTGCTTCGGGGCGAACCGCCGGAATATCTGGCTGCCACCGATGCCCTCCGACCCGATCAGGAGGGTGCCTTGGCCGAATTCCTACGGCACCAGCATGCGGGCTGA
- a CDS encoding lytic transglycosylase domain-containing protein, which yields MILDVASLLALAGSCAPSVAPETLISIVHTESRFNTLAIGVNSPGVRKPAPVTRAQAIAAARSLIRQGYNIDLGLGQINSANLGWLGLSVEDAFEPCRNLAAAARVLATNYQAVARFAPSPDHAIATALSLYNTGDRRRGFRNGYVARVYASASTVIPLIRGRRPAPVMPAPVQIADAASANPQASALAATQAAGWNTTADARQASLMVFGDGATSEKGQHP from the coding sequence ATGATCCTCGACGTCGCCAGTCTTCTCGCCCTTGCAGGCTCATGCGCGCCAAGCGTGGCGCCTGAGACGCTGATCTCGATCGTCCACACTGAAAGCCGGTTCAACACGCTTGCGATAGGGGTTAACAGTCCGGGTGTGCGTAAGCCGGCGCCGGTGACGAGGGCACAGGCGATTGCCGCGGCGCGCAGCCTCATCCGCCAAGGTTACAACATCGACCTCGGGCTTGGGCAGATCAACAGCGCCAACCTCGGATGGCTGGGTCTGTCGGTTGAGGATGCCTTCGAGCCGTGCCGCAACCTCGCCGCCGCCGCCCGGGTTCTTGCGACCAACTACCAGGCGGTTGCGCGCTTCGCCCCGAGCCCTGACCATGCGATCGCAACAGCGCTTTCGCTCTACAATACCGGCGATCGGCGCCGCGGGTTTCGCAATGGTTATGTCGCCCGCGTCTATGCCAGCGCGTCAACCGTCATCCCCTTGATCCGCGGCAGGCGCCCAGCGCCTGTCATGCCGGCACCTGTCCAGATTGCCGACGCGGCGAGCGCCAATCCGCAAGCCTCCGCGCTCGCGGCGACGCAGGCGGCCGGCTGGAACACCACCGCCGATGCCCGGCAGGCCTCGCTCATGGTCTTCGGGGACGGGGCAACTTCTGAGAAAGGACAGCATCCATGA
- a CDS encoding TrbC/VirB2 family protein — MTAITARLGSQPQWARLLLRIAGIAGIVGLAVLVSLLLSDPAHAQGADGITSMAENIKTWLTGTFAKTIAVIAVVIVGFMFFTGRASLGLLVTVIVGIFIVFSAQWIVDTITGGA; from the coding sequence ATGACAGCGATCACCGCCCGCCTGGGCTCCCAGCCCCAATGGGCGCGTCTTCTGCTGCGCATCGCCGGCATCGCCGGCATCGTCGGTCTGGCGGTGCTTGTCTCATTGCTGCTCAGCGATCCCGCCCATGCGCAGGGCGCGGACGGCATCACCTCGATGGCGGAGAACATCAAGACCTGGCTGACGGGAACCTTCGCCAAGACGATTGCGGTGATCGCCGTCGTCATCGTCGGCTTCATGTTCTTCACCGGACGGGCGAGCCTCGGCCTTTTGGTGACGGTCATCGTCGGCATTTTCATCGTATTCAGCGCGCAGTGGATCGTCGATACCATCACGGGTGGCGCGTGA
- a CDS encoding type IV secretion system protein VirB3, which translates to MKEAASSNERLREETLFLAVTRPTMWLGVPLEASLPIALAACLTLIVSGNPLYAVAIGGACLAVARLIVRHDANAFRLLWLWTLTKARCRNRGWWGGSSYSPLPVAGMKRKGFARG; encoded by the coding sequence GTGAAGGAGGCAGCGTCCTCGAACGAACGGCTGCGCGAGGAAACGCTCTTCCTTGCGGTGACCCGGCCGACGATGTGGCTGGGCGTGCCGCTCGAAGCGTCCTTGCCGATCGCGCTTGCTGCCTGTCTCACCCTGATCGTCAGCGGCAATCCGCTTTACGCGGTGGCGATCGGCGGTGCGTGCCTCGCGGTCGCGCGCCTCATCGTGCGCCACGACGCCAATGCCTTTCGCCTGTTATGGTTGTGGACCTTGACCAAGGCGCGCTGCCGGAACCGCGGCTGGTGGGGAGGCAGTTCCTATTCACCGCTGCCGGTCG